ATCGCGGTTGGTGGTGGCCAGCACACGGATGTCCAGGCTGATGGGCCGCCGCGCACCTACCCGCTCGACCTCGCGCTCCTGCAGCACGCGCAGCAACTTGGCCTGCAAGCCCATGGGCATTTCGGAAATTTCGTCGAGCAGGATGGTGCCGCCGTCGGCCAGCTCGAACTTCCCGGCCTGCGCAGCGATAGCCCCGGTAAACGAGCCCTTCTCATGGCCGAACAGCGTCGCCTCGAGCATGTTGTCGGGGATCGCCGCACAGTTGATGGCAATGAAGGGTTTGTCGGCACGCGGTGAATGCTGATGAATGTAGCGCGCCAGCACTTCCTTGCCGGTACCCGACTCGCCCGAGATCAGCACGGTCGAATCGCTTTTCGCCACGCGACTGGCCAGCTCCAGCAATTGCCGGCTGGCCGGTTCGACCGCCACCGGGCCGTCCTCCTCTACACTGGCCAGCGAGCCCTGGGCGTGGCGCGCGACAAGGGCCAGCAGTGAAGCAGGCTCGAAGGGCTTGACCAGATAATCCACAGCACCCTGGCGAATGGCGTCCACCGCGCGCTCGACCGCGCCGTGCGCGGTCATCAGCAGTACCGGCAAATGCGGGTGGCGCTCGCGCAGCAGGCCGAGCAGCTGGTGCCCATCCATGCCGGGCATGTTCACATCGCTGATCACCAGGCCGAAGGGCTCACGACCGGCCAACAGCAAGGCCTCTTCGGCGCTGCCCACGGCACGGTATTCATGACCGGCCAGCTCCAGCGTATCACCCAGCGCCTCGCGCAATGAGCGATCGTCTTCGGCCAGCAAAATCCGGGTTGTCATCACACCTCTCCTTGAACACTGCCCGGCACCAGGGGCAGGCTGACGATTGCGCAGGTACCTCGGCCAGGTCGAGACAGGTAATGCACCCGCCCCTGGTGAGCCCGGGCAACCGCCATGACCACTCCGAGCCCGAGCCCGGTGCCAGTGGCCTTGGTGGTGAAGAATGGCTCACCGATGCGCGCCAGGGCCGCAGCGTCCATTCCGACACCGTTATCGCTGACACACAGGCGCAGGACATCACCGCGACGATAGGCATGCACCTTCACACGTACGGCGGCCGAACCAGCCTGGATAGCGTTCTCGACCAGGTTGAGCAGAGCCCCCACCAGGGTGTCGCGGTTACATAGCACCTCGCCGTCCAGCGCGTCACACTGCCAGCGCACCGACACATCACGCACATGGGTACGTGCCGCCGCCTCCAGGGCGTCGAACAGCGCCCGGCCAGACAACCGGTCGGTCAACGGCAACTCGCCGCGCGCGAACACCAGCATGTCGCGAACCTGATGTTCCAGCTCATGCAAACGATCCTTGAGCCGCGCCGCGAAACGCTGCTGGGTTTCCACCGTCAACGCCTGCTCACTCAGATGACTGGCGTAAATCATGGCGGCAGACAACGGGGTGCGGATCTGGTGAGCCAGCGAGGCCACCATGCGCCCCAGCGAGGACAGACGCTCATGACGCGCCAGTTGATCCTGCAAGTGTCGGGTTTCAGTCAGGTCGTTGAGCAGCACCAGCTGACCTGGCTCGGCATCCAGCGAGCGGGTGGCAATAGACAGACGACGACCGTCCTTGAGGGAGATTTCATGGCCATCGTCGCGGCGCGGCGCGAAGCACCGTGCAATCACCACGCGCCAGAGTTCGCCGACCAGAGGCTGCCCCAGCAGGTCCACGGCGGCGGGATTGGCCTCACGGACCACCCCCGAACCATCGATGACGATCACCCCGCCGGGAAGCAGGTCGAGCAGATTCTGCAAGCGATTGGCCAGGCGCTCCTTCTCGGCGAGCTCCTGCATGCGCTGCAAGGCCGCCTCGGCCAGTTCCCCCTTCAGCTCGCTGACCCTCGCTTCCAGCAACCCGTAGGAATCGGTGAGCTGCGTGGACATCTGATTGAACAGGGCGAAGGCCTGCTCCAGCCCTTGACGACTCTCCAGCTCCGGCGAAAGCGCCGGCTGAGCACAAGGGTGAGCGGAAAGTGGCAGGGCCTGGGACATCGGATTCTCTCTCACATGGCTAACCGTCATTAAACGGCCTGTTGAGAGAGCCTTGTGCAAACGCCGTGCCCACGCGGGGCACAAGCAGATGACAGGTCAGGTGCTGGCCGCCATCAGCCCGAAGCTACGGTGCTTTCGGGCCGATCGACCAAGCAGGATACGCAGATCGAAGAAAACGCAGACGACGCCAGGCGTCAATCATCCGCCTGTTCGTCACCTTCACGCCGGCTCATGCCGTACTTGCGCATCTTCTCGACCAGCGTGGTGCGTCGGATACGCAGCCGCTCGGCCGCACGCGCCACGATGCCATTGGCATCGTCGAGCGCCTGCTGGATCAACCCTTGTTCGAGACCACCGAGGTAGTCCTTGAGATCGAGGCCTTCGGGCGGCAGCATCGCACCGGCGGAAAAGTCCGGCGTCGTGGAGTTGTTGATCGCCACACGCTCTTCGAGGTCGCTGCGCAGGCTGTCGACCATCTGCTCGTCTTCATCCTCGACGTAGCGGAATTTCTTCGGCAGCTCCGAGACGCCGATCACCCCATAGGGATGCATGATCGCCATGCGTTCGACCAGATTGGCCAGCTCACGTACGTTGCCCGGCCAGCCGTGCCTGCACAGCGACATGATCGCTGCCGAGTTGAAACGAATGGAGCCACGCTTTTCGTGCTCCATACGCGAGATCAGCTCGTTCATCAGCAACGGGATGTCTTCGACGCGCTCGCGCAGCGGCGCCATCTCGATCGGGAATACGTTGAGGCGGTAATAAAGGTCTTCACGGAACGCGCCGGTCTCGATCATCGCCTCGAGATTCTTGTGCGTCGCCGCGATGATCCGCACGTCGATGCTCTGGGTCTTGTTGCTACCCACGCGCTCGAAGGTGCGCTCCTGCAGCACGCGCAGCAGCTTGACCTGCATGGGCAGCGGCATGTCGCCGATTTCATCGAGGAACAGAGTACCGCCGTTGGCCAGCTCGAAACGCCCGGCTCGGCTGGTGATGGCGCCGGTGAACGCGCCCTTCTCGTGACCGAACAGCTCGCTTTCCAGCAGCTCGGCCGGAATGGCGCCGCAGTTGACCGGCACGAAGGGCGCGTCACGCCGCTTGGAGTGGTAATGCAGGTTGCGCGCCACGACTTCCTTGCCAGTGCCCGACTCACCCAGGATCAGCACACTGGCGTCGGTGTCGGCGACCTGCTGCATCATCTGCCGGACATGCTGGATGGCCCGGCTGGTGCCTACCAGACTGCGGAACAGATTGGGTTCGCGATGCCGGCCACGCTCGCGCGCCTGGTCATACATCTCGCGATAGACCTGGGCACGGTGCAGGGCATCGAGCAGCTTGCTGTAGCTCGGCGGCATTTCCAGGGTTGCCAGCACCCGCCGACGCAGGTCTTCAGGCAATTCCACCGTGGAATTTTCACCAAAAAGCAGAACGGGAAGGAACTCATCCCAGGCAGCGATGGTCTTAAGCAGGCCCTGAAGGCTTCCCGCCGCGCTGACATTGCCGATCAGCACGCACAGCACTTCACGTGTGGAGCCAAGAGAACCGACGACCTGCTGCCAGTCCTGGCTCGAGCAGGCAATGTTCTCTTCGCCGAGAAAATTCAGAATGACCGCCAGATCACGGCGGCGCGAGCTATCGTCATCGATCAGCAGAATTTTGATTTCACGCCACATGCAATAGCAACTTCCCTAGTCCACTCTAAAGCTCGCCAGACACGCGAGCCGCTTGGCATCTCAGCCGTTTGTATCGATCTGACGCCAGAAAACAAAAAACATCACTAGTTAAGTCAAAAAAGCCGATACAGTCAAATTAATGGCGTGAATGGTATCGACTCTTAACTTCAGCCGAACAGATGGTATACCTTCGTCGCATTCTTTGCTCGCTGAATCTCGGACATCTCATCGACAATGGCCTGACGCTCCCCCACGGCGACGTCAATCAACTGCCTGTAAACGCCCAATAATTCTTCAAGATTGCTGCGCAACTCTTCGTCATCGGGCTTGGCGTCGCTCTCGCTCACCACCGACTCCACGCATTCGCGGCACGCCAGGTCGAGCTTGCTGATCGCCTCCCAGTCACGCTCGGCCAGTGCACTGACCAGCGCTTCGCGGGTTTCTTCGATACGTTTGAGCGCAGCACTCATGGGTGATTCTCCTGAGGGCGTTTAGACGGTAGCCGGCTGCTCAGCGACCTCACCGATCGCATCCCAACCCTCCTTGACCGTAATCAGCAAACCAGCCACCTCGTCGAGGATCTTCTGGTCATTCTTGATATTAGCCTCGGCCAGACGCTTCATCATGTAGTGATACAGATTGTCCTGGCTGTGCAAGGCATCGGAACCGTGATTTTCCAGGTCCAGGCCTTCACGCAGACCACCGATGATATCGATGGCCTTGCCGATGAACACGCCCTTGCTCGCCACATCCTTACGCGACATGGCACCCTTGGCCTGGGCGATGCGGTCGAGACCGCCTTCCATCAACATTTGCACCAGGCGATGAGGACTGGCCTCGGAAGTCTGGGCGTGTGAACCGACTTTCTGATATTGACGCAACGCTAACATGGGATTCATGGGGGACCTCTCGGACAATCCGTACGCGGTATATTCAAGCTATCGACGCAGCGTCAAAAAACTTTAAGCCCTCAAGCAAAAACCCGACACGTGGTCGGGTTCCTGTCACAAGCCTACGCTTAGGAAGCGTTTTTCTGTGCATTCATGGCTTCGAAGATCGAAGTGATGTTCGATGCTGTCGCCTTGAGTTGACCGACAACCAGATCCATAGCGTTGTATTTCTTGGTCAAGGTGGCGGTCAGGGTTTCCACGCGACGATCAAGCGCCGATTGATCGTTGGTCAGACGGGTCTTGGTTTTATTAAGGGCATCATTACGCTGATCCAGCACACCACCGGTTTTGGTGTAGGACTCAAGTGATTTCTCGATACGCTCGATCAATCCACCGTTGGCATTGAACAGATCCTGGATCTGATTGCCGAACTTCTTGTCTTCCAAGGCGGCGGTGAACTTGATGGTGTCCAGCGAAAGCGTACCGTCGCTCTGCTTGGTGTTGATACCCAGCTGCGAGAGGCTCGCCAAGCCGGAAGTCGACACGGAGGACGCCAGGACATTGCGAATGGTCGCCACGATGCCGCGAGGCATGGCATCACCCGTCATGGCTGCCGCCGTGAACGTGCCGTCATCCGCCATGGTGCCCTTGGTCAGGGAAGTCGTGAGGTTGACGAGGGTGTTATAGGCATCGACAAAGCTCTGCAGCGACTTCTTCAAGCCATCGGTGTTGGTACCCACCGTCACCACAACCGACTTATCCGTGGCAGTAGCCGATACCAGGTCCAGGGTCAGACCGGAAATAGCATTGCTGACCGAATTCTTCGGGCTGGTGAGCGTCAAGCCATCGACCGTGAAACTCGCGTCTTTAGCGAGCTCACTGATGGTGCCCGCACCCGGATTACCGGTCGTTCCGGTTTGCGACATCAGCTTGGTGCCGTCGATATCCAGAAGCGTGCCGATGTTGCTGTCACCCTTGACACTGATATCAGTACCCGCGCCCGTCGTGGTCGAAGTGAAGACCAGACGAGAACCATTGGCATCATTGATGATGTTGGCACTGATGCCCTTGCCAAGCTTCTGCATTTCGCTGTTGATCTGGTCGCGAACCTGCTGCAGGCTCGACGTGGCCGCGATGTTGATCTTGGTATCAGTGCCATTTTGACTGATGGTCAGC
The Pseudomonas sp. DTU_2021_1001937_2_SI_NGA_ILE_001 DNA segment above includes these coding regions:
- a CDS encoding sensor histidine kinase, which gives rise to MSQALPLSAHPCAQPALSPELESRQGLEQAFALFNQMSTQLTDSYGLLEARVSELKGELAEAALQRMQELAEKERLANRLQNLLDLLPGGVIVIDGSGVVREANPAAVDLLGQPLVGELWRVVIARCFAPRRDDGHEISLKDGRRLSIATRSLDAEPGQLVLLNDLTETRHLQDQLARHERLSSLGRMVASLAHQIRTPLSAAMIYASHLSEQALTVETQQRFAARLKDRLHELEHQVRDMLVFARGELPLTDRLSGRALFDALEAAARTHVRDVSVRWQCDALDGEVLCNRDTLVGALLNLVENAIQAGSAAVRVKVHAYRRGDVLRLCVSDNGVGMDAAALARIGEPFFTTKATGTGLGLGVVMAVARAHQGRVHYLSRPGRGTCAIVSLPLVPGSVQGEV
- the fliT gene encoding flagellar protein FliT, which encodes MSAALKRIEETREALVSALAERDWEAISKLDLACRECVESVVSESDAKPDDEELRSNLEELLGVYRQLIDVAVGERQAIVDEMSEIQRAKNATKVYHLFG
- a CDS encoding sigma-54 dependent transcriptional regulator codes for the protein MTTRILLAEDDRSLREALGDTLELAGHEYRAVGSAEEALLLAGREPFGLVISDVNMPGMDGHQLLGLLRERHPHLPVLLMTAHGAVERAVDAIRQGAVDYLVKPFEPASLLALVARHAQGSLASVEEDGPVAVEPASRQLLELASRVAKSDSTVLISGESGTGKEVLARYIHQHSPRADKPFIAINCAAIPDNMLEATLFGHEKGSFTGAIAAQAGKFELADGGTILLDEISEMPMGLQAKLLRVLQEREVERVGARRPISLDIRVLATTNRDLAGEVAAGRFREDLYYRLSVFPLAWQPLRHRTADILPLAERLLNKHVKKMKHAPVQLSEQARACLVSYAWPGNVRELDNAVQRALILQQGGIIQVQDFCLAGPVSFTVEPAAVAPVTEIPATTVPETAGALGEDLRRREFQLIIDTLRSERGRRKEAADRLGISPRTLRYKLAQMRDAGMDVEAYLYAT
- the fliD gene encoding flagellar filament capping protein FliD, translating into MASPISSTTGIGSGLNIGDIVKVLVDSDKAAKQNQITKQTKANTASLSGISQIKSALATFQSTLNTLKSTTTPAFLGFAATSADESVIKATATNSAVNGSYSIKVQNLATASKVATAALSASQASAIPSGELTISQNGTDTKINIAATSSLQQVRDQINSEMQKLGKGISANIINDANGSRLVFTSTTTGAGTDISVKGDSNIGTLLDIDGTKLMSQTGTTGNPGAGTISELAKDASFTVDGLTLTSPKNSVSNAISGLTLDLVSATATDKSVVVTVGTNTDGLKKSLQSFVDAYNTLVNLTTSLTKGTMADDGTFTAAAMTGDAMPRGIVATIRNVLASSVSTSGLASLSQLGINTKQSDGTLSLDTIKFTAALEDKKFGNQIQDLFNANGGLIERIEKSLESYTKTGGVLDQRNDALNKTKTRLTNDQSALDRRVETLTATLTKKYNAMDLVVGQLKATASNITSIFEAMNAQKNAS
- the fleQ gene encoding transcriptional regulator FleQ; the encoded protein is MWREIKILLIDDDSSRRRDLAVILNFLGEENIACSSQDWQQVVGSLGSTREVLCVLIGNVSAAGSLQGLLKTIAAWDEFLPVLLFGENSTVELPEDLRRRVLATLEMPPSYSKLLDALHRAQVYREMYDQARERGRHREPNLFRSLVGTSRAIQHVRQMMQQVADTDASVLILGESGTGKEVVARNLHYHSKRRDAPFVPVNCGAIPAELLESELFGHEKGAFTGAITSRAGRFELANGGTLFLDEIGDMPLPMQVKLLRVLQERTFERVGSNKTQSIDVRIIAATHKNLEAMIETGAFREDLYYRLNVFPIEMAPLRERVEDIPLLMNELISRMEHEKRGSIRFNSAAIMSLCRHGWPGNVRELANLVERMAIMHPYGVIGVSELPKKFRYVEDEDEQMVDSLRSDLEERVAINNSTTPDFSAGAMLPPEGLDLKDYLGGLEQGLIQQALDDANGIVARAAERLRIRRTTLVEKMRKYGMSRREGDEQADD
- the fliS gene encoding flagellar export chaperone FliS; the encoded protein is MNPMLALRQYQKVGSHAQTSEASPHRLVQMLMEGGLDRIAQAKGAMSRKDVASKGVFIGKAIDIIGGLREGLDLENHGSDALHSQDNLYHYMMKRLAEANIKNDQKILDEVAGLLITVKEGWDAIGEVAEQPATV